The nucleotide sequence GGCGGAACTTGCAGGAGCACCGGAGCAAAGCTCAGGATGCTCCTGATGCCGGCAGCAATAACCCGGTCACACACTGCCTGCGCCACCGTGGCCGGCAGGGCAAGCACCACCATGTTCGTGTGGGTTCGCTCCAGGACCCGCTCAAGCTCGGCTGAGTCGCTGACGCGCAGCCACCCTACCTCGTTGCCTATCACCATGGGGTCCGCGTCGAAGATGGCTACGACGTCGAATCCCCTGGACTCGAAGCCGCCATACCGGGCCAGGGCCTTGCCGAGGTTGCCGGCACCGACGATGGCGACTTTCCAGTCATGGGTCAGACCCAGCGCCGCGGCGATGTGACGGCTCAAGTACTGGACTTCATAGCCGACCCCGCGCGTGCCATACGAGCCTACGTACGAGAGGTCCTTGCGGAGCGTGGAGGAACTGACACCTGACGCCTCGGCCAGCGCTTCGGAGGAGACGCGCTCAACTCCTTCGGCCAAGAGCGAGTTCAGCGCACGCAAATAGAGGGTCATCCGGGCCACAGCCGCGGGCGGGATCTGCTTAGCCGCAGGTTCGTTGTCCCCGGATAGTGCTTCCGCGGACGGTTCCAGCGCAGTCACGGTATTCTCCATTGCGTCGCTTTGTTGTTCCACTCTATGACCCCCGGGCCGGACTCAACAAAAGCCGCTACATACGGGCAAGGCCACCCTCAGCCCTCCAGGGCTTTCTTCAAGGTGCGGGTCAGCCGGGCCTCGTCGATCTTCCAAAAATCGCGCTGGACACCGTTCACCAGCACCACCGGAATCTCTTCCGCGTAGCGCTCCTGAAGTTGGGGGTCGGCGTCGATCCGCTGTTCAGACCAGCTCAAGCCGAGGCCCGCAGTAACGCGCTCGACGGCGGCGCGGGCGTCCGTGCAGAGGTGGCAGTCAGCTTTGGTGAGGAGGACGACGTCGGGAGTAGCCATGTGATTAACGGTAACCGCCCCGCGATCCTCCCTCACACCCCACCCCCTTCAACCCCACCCTCCCTCACACCCCACCCCCTTCAACCCCACCCTCCCTCACACCCCACCCCCTTCAACCCCACCCTCCCTCACACCCCACCGGTAAGGGCGTTCGAGTGCGCCCTCAACGCGGGGTACTCGCCATTGACTAGACTCAAGGCATGCCCGAGGAGAAGAACGTCGCCGTTGCCGCTGCTGCCCAAGCGCAGAAGCACAGCGGCGAAGCTGCTTTCTTCGACGTCGACAACACGTTGATGAAGGGTGCGAGCCTCTTCCACGTCGCACGCAAAATGTATGAACGCAAAGCTTTTACCTTGCCGCAAGCGGCCGGGTTCGCCTGGAAGCAATTTAAGTTCGTGATGCGCGGCGAGAACATGGAGGACGTCCATGCCGTTCGCGACTCGGCCTTGACCCTGGCGGCCGGCATCACCGTAGATGACATCAAAGCCCTGGGCGAAGAGGTCTACGACGAAATGATCGAGTCCCGGATTTGGCCCGGAACGAAGGCTCTCGCAGAGCAACATCTCAGGGTGGGCCGTAAGGTCTGGCTGGTGACGGCGACGCCGATCGAGGTTGCCACCGTAATTTCCACCCGGCTCGGGCTCACCGGTGCATTGGGGACCGTGGGTGAAGTGCATGAGGGCATGTACACGGGGAAATTGGTCGGAGACATCCTGCACGGACCGGCCAAGGCGGTCGCCGTGCAGTTGGTCGCCGACCGGGAGGGCCTGGATCTGGACCACTGCTGGGCCTACAGCGATTCCGCCAACGACATCCCGCTTTTGACAATGGTGGGGCACCCCGTCGTCATCAATCCTGACGCCAAGCTGCGACGCCATGCCCGCGACAACAACTGGCCCGTATACGACTTCCGGTCCGGCCGACGCGCGGCAACCCTCGGCCTCAAAGCCGCCACCGTCGGAGGGGCGATCTACGGCCTGTGGCGCGGCTTCTCACGATTCCGCGGCCCCCGCCTCTAGCGTCGCCAAACCCTCCCTCACATCCCCACTGCTTGAACCAAACCCTCCCTCACATCCCCACTGCTTGAACCAAACCCTCCCTCACATCCCCTCATGAGGGCAGACCCGCCTGTGGATAACTTCTGCGCTCACAGCCGGATCCGGGTAACAATGCCGTATGCAGATACCGAAACCCGTTCCGTCCCAACTGGGATCCGCTCCGTTCACTCTTGACGAGGCCAAGGCTGCCGGCCTCGCGCATCGCAATCTCTGGAACCGCGTCAGCATTGAAGCAGTGAGTAAAGGTATCTACCGGCCATCGGATTGGGACTTCGACCTTGAAGCAGCTGCCCGATCGCTCTCGGTCGCGAGTCCAGGCGCCTGGATTTCGCATGTCACTGCCGCCCGGCTGCACGGCTTGCCGCTCCCTCCGTGGCTCGCCGATTCCAATGAGCTGCACCTGAGCAAGCCTCGAAATCTGCCGGCAGTGCGGCGAAAGGGCGTCTCCGGGCATAGCGTCGTAGTGGCGGAGAGCGAGGTCGAGTTGGTCCGAGGGTTTTGGATCAGCACCCGGTCCCGGACCTGGCTGGATTTGGCCCGCATATTGCCGTTGAAGGAACTCGTCTGCGTCGGAGACCAACTCATCCGCGTACCCAGGCCCGAATTTGAACAACGGGACACAGCGTTTGCAACCATTGCATCCCTCCGCTCGATGGTGGAGCTCCACAAGAACCTTCAAGGTGTTGTGCGGGCTCGGGAAGCGATCGACCTGATGCGGGTAGGCGCTGACTCAGCCCCCGAGTCGCTGCTTCGTCTTGCGATGCTTGACGACGGTCTTCCGGAACCCGAACTGCAACTTCGGCTCCGGCCGGCCGATCCCCTTTCCCCTTCTGCCGACCTCGGTTACCGGGAGCGTCGGATCGCTATCCAGTACGACGGCGGCCATCACCTCGCGGAGGAGCAGATCTTTAGCGATCGGCGCAGGGATAAAGCGTTCGGGGCTGCCGGGTGGACGGTTCTCATCTTCGGGAAGGACGACCTCGCAGACAATTTCGCAAACGCTACCCGGCAGATAAAGAGGGCGTTGCGGCAAGGATGGGTAGACCCCGCAGTCCGTTCCGGCTTCGCACGGCCCCGGACGTGAGCAAGCATCACCACCAAACCTGCGGAACGTGAGCAAGCGCCACACCCAAACCCACGGAACGTGAGCAAGCGCCACACCCAAACCCACGGAACGTGAGCAAGCGCCACACCCAAACCCACGGAACGTGAGCAAGCGTCACACCCAAACCCGCGGAACGTGAGCAAGCGTCAGGGATGCAAAAATGCCCGCCACCTCGAGAGGCAACGGGCATTCACGCTTGATGAAGTATCTCTACTTCTTATTGCGGCGCTGGTGGCGAGTCTTGCGAAGCAGCTTGCGGTGCTTCTTCTTGGCCATACGCTTGCGGCGCTTCTTAATAACTGAACCCACGAAAGTTCCTTACAAACTAGAAGTTCCTGTCTGTTGGAACACATCCGCGGAAGCAGACAAGTACAACTGACAGATTCTTACATTGACGTAAAACGTTCCTTAACAGAGTACCGCTTCAAAGGGGTACCCCATGACCACGGTCCGTTGGACGGACCCCGGCAGCCTCAGGCGGTCTCGGATTGTCCGTCAACCACAGCA is from Paenarthrobacter nicotinovorans and encodes:
- a CDS encoding redox-sensing transcriptional repressor Rex, whose translation is MENTVTALEPSAEALSGDNEPAAKQIPPAAVARMTLYLRALNSLLAEGVERVSSEALAEASGVSSSTLRKDLSYVGSYGTRGVGYEVQYLSRHIAAALGLTHDWKVAIVGAGNLGKALARYGGFESRGFDVVAIFDADPMVIGNEVGWLRVSDSAELERVLERTHTNMVVLALPATVAQAVCDRVIAAGIRSILSFAPVLLQVPPHVNLRKVDMATELQILAYHAQRAQTPGQAV
- a CDS encoding DUF559 domain-containing protein — protein: MQIPKPVPSQLGSAPFTLDEAKAAGLAHRNLWNRVSIEAVSKGIYRPSDWDFDLEAAARSLSVASPGAWISHVTAARLHGLPLPPWLADSNELHLSKPRNLPAVRRKGVSGHSVVVAESEVELVRGFWISTRSRTWLDLARILPLKELVCVGDQLIRVPRPEFEQRDTAFATIASLRSMVELHKNLQGVVRAREAIDLMRVGADSAPESLLRLAMLDDGLPEPELQLRLRPADPLSPSADLGYRERRIAIQYDGGHHLAEEQIFSDRRRDKAFGAAGWTVLIFGKDDLADNFANATRQIKRALRQGWVDPAVRSGFARPRT
- a CDS encoding 30S ribosomal protein bS22: MGSVIKKRRKRMAKKKHRKLLRKTRHQRRNKK
- a CDS encoding HAD family hydrolase; translated protein: MPEEKNVAVAAAAQAQKHSGEAAFFDVDNTLMKGASLFHVARKMYERKAFTLPQAAGFAWKQFKFVMRGENMEDVHAVRDSALTLAAGITVDDIKALGEEVYDEMIESRIWPGTKALAEQHLRVGRKVWLVTATPIEVATVISTRLGLTGALGTVGEVHEGMYTGKLVGDILHGPAKAVAVQLVADREGLDLDHCWAYSDSANDIPLLTMVGHPVVINPDAKLRRHARDNNWPVYDFRSGRRAATLGLKAATVGGAIYGLWRGFSRFRGPRL
- a CDS encoding glutaredoxin family protein → MATPDVVLLTKADCHLCTDARAAVERVTAGLGLSWSEQRIDADPQLQERYAEEIPVVLVNGVQRDFWKIDEARLTRTLKKALEG